Proteins co-encoded in one Paracrocinitomix mangrovi genomic window:
- a CDS encoding HesB/IscA family protein: MIKVTDMAKDTALRMMAEEQKDGFFIRVGVEGGGCSGLMYQLKFDDQMNEDDKEFMDNGIKVVVDKKSVLYLVGTTLDYSGGLNGKGFVFSNPNAARTCGCGESFSL; encoded by the coding sequence ATGATCAAAGTAACAGATATGGCCAAAGATACGGCCTTACGCATGATGGCTGAGGAACAGAAGGATGGATTCTTTATTCGCGTTGGTGTTGAAGGAGGAGGATGCTCTGGTTTGATGTATCAATTGAAGTTTGATGATCAAATGAATGAAGACGATAAAGAGTTTATGGATAACGGAATCAAAGTAGTTGTTGACAAGAAAAGTGTTCTTTATCTAGTAGGAACAACATTAGATTACAGTGGAGGATTAAATGGTAAAGGTTTTGTTTTTTCAAATCCAAATGCTGCCAGAACTTGCGGTTGTGGTGAATCTTTTTCGCTTTAA
- a CDS encoding fumarate reductase/succinate dehydrogenase flavoprotein subunit, translating into MSVLDSRIPAGPIKDKWTNHKNKINVVNPANKRLIDVIVVGTGLAGGSAAASLAELGYKVKAFAFQDSPRRAHSIAAQGGINAAKNYQNDGDSVYRLFYDTVKGGDYRAREANVYRLAEVSANIIDQCVAQGVPFARDYGGLLDNRSFGGVLVSRTFYAKGQTGQQLLLGAYSAMNRQIGKGKIQMYNRHEMLDLVIVNGKARGVIVRNLVTGAIERHSAHAVVLATGGYGNVFFLSTNAMGSNVTAAWRAHRRGAFFANPCYTQIHPTCIPRSGDYQSKLTLMSESLRNDGRIWVPKKMEDVEKIRSGAIKPKDLKEEDRDYYLERRYPAFGNLVPRDVASRAAKERCDAGFGVNQTGEAVFLDFASAIQRYGKEKANVLGEHNATPDRITALGKGVIEDKYGNLFQMYQKITDDNPYETPMKIYPAVHYTMGGLWVDYNLMTTIPGCYAAGEANFSDHGANRLGASALMQGLADGYFVLPYTIGDYLADEIRTGPISTDSPEFDEAEKAVTDRLTQLMNIQGSQSVDSFHKRLGKVMWDKVGMSRNAKGLEEAIVEIQQIKDEFWKDVKIPGSMDEYNPELEKAGRVADFLELGILFAKDALHRNESCGGHFREESVEESGEQQGEAKRDDVNFKYVAAWEWTGNPADSNLHKEELEFNDIELKQRSYK; encoded by the coding sequence ATGTCAGTATTAGATTCAAGAATACCAGCAGGTCCAATTAAAGATAAGTGGACCAATCACAAAAACAAAATTAATGTCGTTAACCCGGCTAATAAGCGTTTGATAGATGTTATAGTTGTGGGAACCGGTTTGGCCGGTGGATCAGCTGCAGCTTCTTTAGCTGAGCTTGGGTATAAAGTAAAAGCATTTGCTTTTCAAGATTCTCCTCGTAGAGCGCACTCTATTGCCGCACAAGGAGGTATCAACGCGGCAAAAAACTATCAAAATGATGGTGACTCAGTTTACAGATTGTTTTACGATACTGTAAAAGGAGGCGACTATCGTGCAAGAGAAGCTAACGTTTATAGATTAGCCGAAGTTTCTGCAAATATTATTGACCAATGCGTTGCTCAAGGTGTTCCTTTTGCAAGAGATTATGGTGGATTATTGGATAATAGATCATTTGGAGGTGTATTAGTTTCTAGAACATTCTATGCCAAAGGTCAAACCGGACAGCAGTTGTTGTTAGGTGCTTATTCTGCCATGAACCGTCAAATTGGTAAAGGAAAAATCCAAATGTACAACAGACATGAAATGTTGGATTTGGTAATTGTAAATGGAAAAGCAAGAGGGGTTATTGTTAGAAACTTGGTGACTGGGGCTATTGAAAGACACTCAGCACATGCAGTTGTATTGGCTACCGGAGGTTATGGAAACGTATTCTTCCTTTCAACCAACGCAATGGGTTCTAACGTGACTGCGGCTTGGAGAGCTCATAGAAGAGGTGCTTTCTTTGCGAATCCTTGCTATACTCAAATTCACCCAACTTGTATTCCACGTTCAGGTGATTATCAGTCGAAATTGACTTTGATGTCTGAGTCATTGAGAAATGACGGTAGAATTTGGGTTCCTAAGAAAATGGAAGATGTAGAGAAAATCAGATCTGGAGCTATTAAGCCAAAAGATTTGAAAGAAGAAGATAGAGATTACTATTTGGAAAGAAGATATCCTGCTTTTGGTAACCTTGTGCCAAGAGACGTTGCTTCCAGAGCAGCAAAAGAAAGATGTGATGCAGGTTTTGGTGTGAATCAAACTGGTGAAGCAGTTTTCTTAGATTTTGCTTCTGCAATTCAAAGATATGGTAAAGAAAAAGCGAATGTATTAGGTGAGCATAATGCTACTCCTGATCGTATTACTGCGCTTGGTAAAGGAGTAATCGAAGATAAGTATGGAAACTTATTCCAGATGTATCAAAAAATTACAGATGACAATCCTTACGAAACTCCAATGAAAATTTATCCTGCAGTTCACTATACAATGGGAGGTTTATGGGTTGATTACAACTTAATGACTACCATCCCGGGATGTTATGCAGCAGGTGAAGCAAATTTCTCAGATCACGGAGCAAATAGATTAGGAGCATCTGCTCTAATGCAAGGTTTGGCTGATGGTTACTTTGTATTGCCTTATACAATTGGAGATTATTTAGCTGACGAAATTAGAACAGGTCCAATTTCAACAGATTCACCTGAATTTGATGAGGCTGAAAAAGCTGTTACAGACAGATTGACTCAGTTGATGAATATTCAAGGATCACAATCTGTTGATTCATTCCACAAGCGATTAGGAAAAGTAATGTGGGATAAAGTTGGGATGTCTAGAAATGCAAAAGGATTAGAAGAAGCAATTGTAGAAATTCAACAAATTAAAGACGAGTTCTGGAAAGATGTGAAGATTCCTGGTTCAATGGATGAATACAATCCGGAATTAGAAAAAGCAGGAAGAGTAGCTGATTTCTTAGAATTAGGAATTTTGTTTGCGAAAGATGCATTGCACAGAAATGAATCATGCGGAGGTCACTTTAGAGAAGAGTCTGTTGAGGAATCAGGAGAACAACAAGGTGAAGCAAAACGTGATGACGTAAACTTCAAATATGTTGCAGCATGGGAGTGGACAGGAAATCCTGCAGATTCAAACTTGCACAAAGAAGAATTAGAATTTAATGACATTGAACTAAAACAACGTTCATACAAATAA
- the sufB gene encoding Fe-S cluster assembly protein SufB has product MAGYTEDELKEELKQKEYEFGFTSNIESEKFPIGLNEEVIRMISAKKEEPEWLLEYRLNAFKIWKEMTEPDWAHVTYEKPNFQNISYFSAPKKKYENWEDVDPEMKATMDKLGISLDEQKKLTGVAVDFVMDSVSVATSFKEKLGELGVIFCSFSEAVKNHPDLVKKYLGTVVPSTDNFYAALNSAVFSDGSFCYIPKGVRCPMELSTYFRINESGTGQFERTLVVADEGSYCSYLEGCTAPQRDENQLHAAVVELIAMDNAEIKYSTVQNWYPGDKDGKGGVFNFVTKRGMCHTNSKISWTQVETGSAVTWKYPSCVLKGDNSIGEFYSVAVTNNYQQADTGTKMIHLGKNTKSTVISKGISAGKSNNSYRGLVQIHAKADNARNFTQCDSLLMTDECGAHTFPYIECKNSTAKLEHEATTSKIGEDQIFYCQQRGLSEEKAISMIVNGYCKDVLNKLPMEFAVEAQKLLAISLENSVG; this is encoded by the coding sequence ATGGCTGGATATACTGAAGACGAATTAAAAGAGGAACTGAAGCAGAAAGAATATGAATTCGGTTTTACCTCCAATATTGAATCGGAAAAATTCCCTATTGGTCTAAACGAAGAGGTGATCAGAATGATTTCGGCTAAGAAAGAAGAACCTGAATGGCTTCTTGAATACCGATTAAATGCCTTTAAAATTTGGAAAGAAATGACAGAGCCGGATTGGGCTCATGTTACCTACGAAAAACCAAATTTTCAAAATATCTCTTACTTCTCAGCTCCTAAAAAGAAGTACGAGAATTGGGAGGACGTTGATCCGGAAATGAAAGCGACAATGGACAAATTGGGTATTTCATTGGATGAACAAAAAAAATTGACTGGAGTGGCAGTTGACTTTGTGATGGATTCTGTTTCTGTTGCAACTTCATTTAAAGAGAAATTAGGTGAACTTGGAGTTATCTTTTGTTCATTTAGTGAAGCCGTTAAAAATCATCCTGATTTAGTTAAGAAATATTTAGGTACGGTAGTTCCAAGTACGGATAATTTTTATGCTGCCCTCAACTCGGCCGTATTTTCAGATGGATCATTCTGTTATATCCCAAAAGGAGTGAGATGTCCAATGGAATTATCTACATATTTCAGAATTAACGAATCTGGAACAGGACAATTTGAAAGAACATTAGTAGTAGCTGATGAAGGCAGTTATTGTTCATACTTAGAAGGATGTACTGCACCTCAAAGAGACGAAAATCAATTACATGCTGCAGTTGTTGAATTAATTGCAATGGACAACGCAGAGATAAAATATTCAACTGTACAGAACTGGTATCCTGGAGATAAGGACGGAAAAGGAGGAGTATTCAACTTTGTTACCAAAAGAGGAATGTGTCATACCAACTCTAAAATATCCTGGACACAAGTAGAAACAGGATCAGCTGTTACCTGGAAATATCCTTCATGTGTTTTAAAAGGCGACAATTCAATTGGCGAATTTTATTCAGTTGCAGTTACCAATAATTATCAGCAAGCTGATACGGGAACAAAAATGATTCACCTTGGAAAAAACACCAAGAGCACAGTGATTTCAAAAGGAATATCTGCGGGTAAATCCAATAATTCATATAGAGGTTTAGTGCAAATACATGCTAAAGCAGATAACGCCAGAAACTTTACACAATGTGATAGTTTATTGATGACTGATGAATGCGGAGCGCATACTTTCCCTTACATAGAATGTAAAAACAGTACTGCCAAATTAGAACATGAGGCAACTACTTCAAAAATTGGGGAAGATCAAATTTTTTATTGTCAGCAAAGAGGACTTTCAGAAGAGAAAGCAATTAGTATGATTGTTAATGGATATTGTAAAGATGTACTTAACAAATTACCAATGGAATTTGCTGTGGAAGCGCAAAAATTGCTTGCTATTTCATTGGAAAATAGTGTTGGATAA
- a CDS encoding succinate dehydrogenase cytochrome b subunit, which yields MKTSIAKKILMALSGFFLLLFLLQHVTINSLSICSKDAFNSVSHFMGTNPIVQFVLQPILAFGVIFHLAMGLYLEGQNRKARAVKYQKINSAANASWMSRNMAITGIMILLFLGLHFYDFWFPELKVKFIEGDMTGLAANGEFRYWEELHHKFTDPIRTGLYSLAFVFLSLHLMHGFQSAFQSVGFRHNRYTPVIKKLGILYAVLVPLGFIVIALYHYGTQL from the coding sequence ATGAAAACATCAATCGCGAAGAAGATCTTAATGGCCTTATCTGGCTTTTTCTTACTTCTCTTTTTACTTCAACACGTGACAATAAATTCATTGTCCATTTGTTCGAAGGATGCATTTAATTCGGTATCTCACTTTATGGGTACCAATCCAATTGTTCAATTTGTATTGCAACCAATATTAGCATTTGGGGTGATTTTTCACCTTGCAATGGGCTTATACCTTGAGGGGCAAAACAGAAAAGCAAGAGCAGTTAAGTATCAAAAGATTAATTCAGCTGCTAATGCAAGTTGGATGTCTAGAAACATGGCCATAACCGGAATCATGATCTTGTTGTTTTTAGGACTTCATTTTTATGACTTTTGGTTCCCTGAGTTGAAAGTTAAATTCATTGAGGGAGATATGACAGGATTGGCTGCAAATGGTGAGTTCAGATATTGGGAAGAATTGCATCACAAGTTTACAGACCCAATCAGAACAGGTTTGTACAGCTTGGCATTTGTATTCTTATCGCTTCACTTAATGCACGGTTTCCAATCTGCATTCCAATCGGTAGGATTTAGACACAACAGATACACACCTGTTATTAAGAAATTAGGAATTTTATATGCGGTATTGGTACCATTAGGGTTCATTGTAATCGCATTATATCATTACGGAACACAACTTTAA